The following are encoded in a window of Dysgonomonadaceae bacterium PH5-43 genomic DNA:
- a CDS encoding type I restriction-modification system DNA methylase subunit (product_source=COG0286; cath_funfam=3.40.50.150; cog=COG0286; pfam=PF02384; superfamily=53335) — protein MSYNKRTHLRQNIDAIKLALRLDKEQRQATPEEREILAKYSGFGGIKAILNPADKPEDIQRWSKSEVELFPLVQELHEVLRESSSTPEVYKRYVSSLKSSILTAFYTPKPVIDALADALKDSGITPTRFLEPSAGTGAFISSFKEIAPETKVTGFEKDLLTGKILSHLYPDDKVRIEGYEKMEGRYSQHFDVIASNIPFGDVSIFDPLLSNHEIPAVKQSTQAIHNYFFVKSVMSAREGGIIAFITSQGVLNSEQNKPIREYLMNTCDVVSAIRLPNNLFSDHAGTEVGSDLIILQRNNKNIVPSQRQQDFIESRKLSNGISINNLFRDFDRVVQTSSKIDTDPYGKPAIVFTHEGGVDGIAKDLRQMLKEDFSQHLDLQRYQTHAQNSPEQQVATTVEIKPTLESNTNDLNPLWQAEELDPFWQAIEDDWFPDNNQSETIKPAIESKPEPPKQQQNYSGTLFDMDDPAIKKEPTPEAKPKSVTEQPLITLYDLFGFTQEERSQVSKPKKRGRKSKSQASKPKELPFMEWREEMAHNAAQQREKLQEETAAAYPVFDARREEQLERLKEEAEREQQERMKPIPYYNAEDMPSHYREGSLITDENNRIGYLRDLDGFQPMFHPLQLTGTQQAKASLYIEIRDTYHHLYNNEATRLEANPALREMLNRLYDDFTRRFGNINDAKNLSLINLSFV, from the coding sequence ATGAGTTACAATAAGCGAACTCATTTGCGTCAGAACATTGATGCAATCAAGTTAGCGTTAAGGCTCGACAAGGAACAACGACAGGCAACACCCGAAGAACGGGAAATACTCGCTAAATATTCAGGTTTCGGAGGAATAAAAGCAATTCTTAACCCTGCCGACAAACCCGAAGATATTCAGCGGTGGTCTAAATCCGAAGTCGAGCTTTTTCCGTTGGTGCAGGAACTACACGAGGTACTCCGTGAAAGTTCTTCCACTCCGGAAGTTTACAAACGCTATGTCAGTTCCCTGAAAAGTTCTATCCTGACCGCATTTTATACACCAAAGCCTGTCATTGATGCGTTGGCAGATGCTTTGAAGGATAGCGGCATAACACCGACACGCTTTTTAGAACCCAGTGCCGGAACAGGTGCTTTTATTTCTTCTTTCAAAGAAATCGCACCCGAAACCAAAGTGACCGGATTTGAAAAAGACCTATTGACTGGAAAAATCCTCTCACACCTTTATCCTGATGATAAAGTAAGGATTGAGGGCTACGAAAAAATGGAAGGACGCTACTCACAGCATTTTGATGTGATTGCATCCAATATACCATTTGGCGATGTTTCGATATTCGATCCGCTATTGTCCAACCATGAAATACCCGCTGTCAAACAATCGACACAGGCAATACACAACTACTTTTTTGTAAAAAGTGTTATGTCGGCCAGAGAGGGCGGGATAATTGCTTTTATTACCAGTCAGGGCGTACTTAATTCGGAACAGAACAAGCCGATACGGGAATACCTGATGAACACCTGCGATGTGGTTTCAGCTATCCGCCTGCCGAACAATCTCTTTTCCGACCATGCCGGAACAGAAGTCGGCAGCGATTTGATAATCCTGCAACGGAACAATAAAAATATCGTTCCAAGCCAACGTCAGCAAGATTTTATAGAATCCCGCAAACTGTCAAACGGTATTTCTATAAATAATCTGTTCCGTGATTTCGATAGGGTTGTACAAACCAGCTCTAAGATAGATACTGACCCATACGGTAAACCTGCGATTGTCTTTACGCATGAGGGCGGAGTGGACGGTATTGCCAAAGACCTGCGGCAAATGTTGAAAGAAGATTTCTCTCAACATTTAGATTTGCAACGTTATCAAACCCATGCACAGAACTCGCCGGAACAACAGGTTGCAACCACCGTAGAAATTAAACCGACACTTGAATCAAATACTAATGACCTCAATCCTCTTTGGCAAGCAGAAGAACTCGATCCATTTTGGCAAGCTATTGAAGACGACTGGTTTCCCGACAATAATCAATCCGAAACGATAAAACCTGCTATTGAAAGCAAACCCGAACCACCCAAACAACAACAAAATTATTCGGGTACGCTTTTCGATATGGACGATCCTGCCATTAAGAAAGAGCCGACTCCGGAGGCGAAACCGAAGTCTGTTACAGAGCAACCTTTAATTACGCTCTATGACCTTTTCGGTTTTACCCAAGAGGAACGCAGTCAGGTAAGCAAGCCTAAAAAACGAGGTCGAAAGTCTAAATCACAAGCCAGTAAGCCAAAAGAACTTCCCTTTATGGAGTGGCGGGAAGAAATGGCACATAACGCCGCACAGCAGCGGGAAAAGCTACAAGAGGAAACTGCGGCAGCCTATCCCGTATTTGATGCCCGTCGGGAGGAACAACTGGAACGGCTGAAAGAAGAAGCCGAACGGGAACAGCAGGAACGTATGAAGCCGATTCCCTACTATAATGCAGAAGATATGCCGTCCCATTACCGTGAAGGCTCTCTCATAACTGACGAAAATAATCGTATCGGTTATTTGCGCGATTTAGACGGATTTCAGCCGATGTTCCATCCGCTTCAGCTCACCGGGACACAGCAGGCGAAAGCATCC
- a CDS encoding hypothetical protein (product_source=Hypo-rule applied; cath_funfam=1.10.8.330,1.10.8.340; pfam=PF08989; superfamily=140753) has product MKYNSNLEPAEMSHFRLNLLSYLRDAHPDKANDLSFIAGRGDMAAEAYSEAIKSGLDHIQAAEIANEALFKGLHFSPYNIVVEILWNEFFDDVSPSEAHAKAKELLPECQAVFSKYNLNDDYAETTEYQSLYTELVGTILILLENELQ; this is encoded by the coding sequence ATGAAATACAATTCAAATTTAGAGCCTGCGGAAATGTCTCATTTCCGGCTCAATCTACTATCTTATTTACGTGATGCCCACCCCGACAAAGCCAATGACCTTTCCTTTATTGCAGGACGTGGGGATATGGCAGCCGAAGCGTACAGCGAAGCCATTAAAAGCGGTTTAGACCATATTCAGGCTGCCGAAATCGCAAACGAAGCCTTATTCAAAGGTTTGCACTTTTCTCCTTATAATATAGTTGTAGAAATTCTTTGGAATGAGTTTTTCGATGACGTTTCGCCAAGCGAAGCCCACGCAAAGGCAAAAGAACTATTACCCGAATGTCAGGCGGTATTTTCTAAATACAACCTGAACGATGATTATGCCGAGACGACCGAGTACCAGTCGCTCTATACGGAGCTTGTCGGCACAATCCTGATATTGCTCGAAAATGAGTTACAATAA
- a CDS encoding hypothetical protein (product_source=Hypo-rule applied; cath_funfam=1.20.1690.10,3.30.200.20; superfamily=47576), whose translation MLSVFQTFSIFGVINRSIQSKYYGYDIIQRNISKKMRTKGTALLDKFQSAIKEIERLVLISHNEDDYSDIIKSIGGEVEKFLKSTIFQGTKNNKNFNELINELAPLGIPQEKIDFLHTFRKTYNSYKHDANYTSSIESCKEILKNAQLAIDDINNLGIGSVNKPNQVQSKRTVWLAGWDDYIGGMTEVSIFIPDNSFDFPPAIEHFNIDINGWYPVIEKFQATGELLMGEEHIPDNIYKIWMSGSDFMGAGKFTGDIAELVKDLSSYINKDKEALLLSDLKRKNDFSSAKTAIILSLYDTLKCDLWKDFSDLIDEVRLRASYDYGIDVDSVYAQKILSCIREDILVTNRQMLKNLTDIIWTDLIGYEKCTNKQEICKEVRVAFDSIDKLIIQIR comes from the coding sequence ATGCTTTCTGTATTTCAAACATTTAGTATATTTGGAGTAATAAACCGAAGTATACAAAGTAAATATTATGGTTACGACATTATTCAACGCAATATCAGTAAGAAGATGAGAACAAAGGGAACTGCATTATTAGACAAATTTCAATCTGCGATAAAAGAGATTGAAAGATTGGTGTTAATATCACATAATGAGGATGATTATTCAGATATAATCAAAAGCATTGGAGGGGAAGTTGAAAAATTTCTAAAATCGACTATTTTTCAAGGAACAAAAAATAATAAAAACTTTAACGAGTTAATAAATGAATTAGCACCATTAGGAATACCACAAGAAAAAATAGACTTTTTACATACTTTTAGAAAAACATATAATTCATATAAACACGATGCAAATTATACATCCTCCATTGAAAGCTGCAAAGAAATTCTTAAAAATGCACAATTAGCAATAGATGATATTAATAATTTAGGAATAGGCTCTGTCAACAAACCAAATCAAGTTCAATCTAAACGTACTGTTTGGTTAGCTGGGTGGGATGATTATATTGGTGGAATGACTGAAGTCTCAATTTTTATACCTGACAATTCTTTTGATTTTCCTCCTGCAATAGAGCATTTCAATATTGATATCAATGGATGGTACCCGGTTATAGAGAAATTCCAAGCAACGGGAGAATTACTAATGGGAGAGGAACATATACCAGATAATATTTATAAAATATGGATGAGTGGAAGTGATTTTATGGGTGCAGGTAAGTTTACAGGGGATATAGCTGAACTAGTAAAAGACTTATCCTCCTACATAAACAAAGACAAGGAAGCACTATTATTATCTGATTTGAAACGTAAAAATGATTTTAGTTCCGCTAAAACAGCTATTATTCTTTCATTATACGACACACTAAAATGTGACTTATGGAAAGATTTTTCTGATCTCATTGATGAAGTAAGATTAAGAGCCAGCTACGATTACGGCATAGATGTGGATTCGGTATATGCACAGAAAATTTTATCTTGCATCAGAGAAGATATTTTAGTGACCAATAGACAAATGCTTAAGAATTTAACAGATATTATTTGGACTGATTTAATCGGATATGAAAAATGTACAAATAAACAAGAAATCTGTAAAGAGGTTCGTGTCGCATTCGACTCGATAGATAAATTAATTATCCAAATTAGGTAA
- a CDS encoding hypothetical protein (product_source=Hypo-rule applied; superfamily=54928): MGNWRHKKKSKMYRFRKKDKIQCIIQQIKNLDLSTYPKERILALFQQVGKIGYIVVTFHRGKSVMRARPNYNGERFEKRKDYSFKPQEHNKTYQRASTPNQTMFYATSVPENIPQGELDNMRVIGVAETIPILRDKTKSGYQKVSFGRWIVHEDINLIAIVQKERYAEESSYTKELAEAYKQFIQTAPKEILKNSLAFSTFLADEFSKEVIRGDYDYMISALFSELATQKGFDGVLYPSVRVGGKGFNIAITPEATKKLGLYVAGECSVYKLKDHTVVGNGAIVELSGSEEEFKLTERDNHEKECLAQLGLTSIDELK, from the coding sequence ATGGGAAATTGGAGACATAAGAAAAAAAGTAAAATGTACCGTTTTAGAAAAAAGGACAAGATACAATGTATAATTCAACAAATTAAAAATTTAGATTTATCTACATATCCTAAAGAAAGAATATTGGCTCTATTTCAACAAGTTGGAAAAATTGGATATATTGTTGTTACTTTTCATAGAGGCAAATCGGTCATGAGAGCAAGACCAAATTATAATGGAGAACGATTTGAAAAGAGAAAAGACTATTCTTTTAAACCGCAGGAGCATAATAAGACATACCAAAGAGCGAGCACTCCAAATCAAACAATGTTTTATGCAACCTCAGTTCCTGAAAATATTCCACAAGGCGAATTGGACAATATGAGAGTCATAGGAGTTGCAGAAACAATTCCAATATTAAGAGATAAAACTAAATCAGGGTATCAAAAAGTGTCTTTTGGCAGATGGATTGTTCATGAAGACATCAATTTAATAGCAATTGTCCAAAAAGAAAGATATGCGGAGGAAAGTAGTTACACAAAAGAATTAGCAGAAGCATATAAGCAATTTATCCAAACAGCTCCGAAGGAGATATTGAAAAATTCATTAGCCTTTTCAACATTTCTAGCTGATGAATTTTCAAAAGAAGTAATTAGGGGCGACTATGATTATATGATCTCTGCATTATTTTCTGAATTAGCTACTCAGAAAGGATTTGATGGTGTTTTGTATCCAAGTGTCAGAGTTGGTGGTAAAGGTTTTAATATCGCAATAACTCCAGAAGCTACTAAAAAACTTGGTTTATATGTAGCGGGAGAATGCTCTGTTTATAAACTCAAAGATCATACAGTAGTCGGAAATGGAGCAATAGTAGAATTATCAGGCAGTGAAGAAGAGTTCAAATTGACTGAAAGAGATAATCATGAAAAAGAATGTTTGGCTCAGCTTGGCTTAACTTCTATAGATGAATTAAAATAG
- a CDS encoding hypothetical protein (product_source=Hypo-rule applied) encodes MKINLLLNLGQALTRNANLEKPTKMLYSFIDYCKSREFTYPVIPRVGEFISLEEFIIEWAKVQENSHLDMVDNIYSLTTCIGKEIKVINVVHNVNWSILYCSDLYKME; translated from the coding sequence ATGAAAATCAACCTATTATTAAACTTAGGACAGGCATTGACAAGAAATGCTAATCTTGAAAAGCCAACGAAAATGCTATATTCTTTTATAGATTACTGCAAAAGTCGTGAGTTCACGTATCCCGTTATTCCAAGAGTTGGAGAATTTATTTCTTTGGAGGAATTTATTATTGAATGGGCAAAAGTGCAAGAGAACAGCCATTTGGATATGGTCGATAATATTTACTCACTAACCACTTGTATCGGAAAAGAAATCAAGGTTATTAATGTTGTCCATAATGTAAATTGGTCAATTCTATATTGTTCAGACCTGTATAAAATGGAATAA